Proteins encoded by one window of Passer domesticus isolate bPasDom1 chromosome 10, bPasDom1.hap1, whole genome shotgun sequence:
- the BZW1 gene encoding eIF5-mimic protein 2 has product MNNQKPQKPTLSGQRFKTRKRDEKERFDPTQFQDCIIQGLTETGTDLEAVAKFLDASGAKLDYRRYAETLFDILVAGGMLAPGGTLADDMTRTNVCVFAAQEDLETMQAFAQVFNKLIRRYKYLEKGFEDEVKKLLLFLKGFSESERNKLAMLTGILLANGTLNASILNSLYNENLVKEGVSAAFAVKLFKSWINEKDINAVAVSLRKVNMDNRLMELFPANKQSVEHFSKYFTEAGLKELSEYVRNQQSIGARKELQKELQEQMSRGDPFKDIILYVKEEMKKNNISEQTVVTIIWSSVMSTVEWNKKEELVAEQAIKHLKQYSPLLAAFTTQGQSELTLLLKIQEYCYDNIHFMKAFQKIVVLFYKAEVLSEEPILKWYKDAHLAKGKSVFLEQMKKFVEWLKNAEEESESEAEEGD; this is encoded by the exons ATGAATAATCAAAAGCCGCAGAAGCCGACACTATCGGGCCAGCgttttaaaaccagaaaaagag ATGAAAAAGAGAGGTTTGACCCTACTCAGTTCCAGGACTGTATTATTCAAGGTTTAACTGAAACTGGCACTGACTTGGAGGCAGTAGCAAAGTTTCTTGATGCTTCTGGTGCAAAACTTGATTATCGCCGCTATGCAGAAACACTTTTTGACATCCTGGTGGCTGGTGGAATGCTGG ccccgggcGGGACCCTGGCAGACGACATGACACGCACAAACGTCTGTGTGTTTGCAGCACAGGAAGACCTAGAAACCATGCAAGCATTTGCTCAG GTTTTTAACAAGCTAATCAGGCGTTACAAGTACCTGGAGAAAGGCTTTGAAGATGAAGTCAAAAAG TTGCTGCTGTTCCTGAAAGGGTTCTCAGAATCTGAGCGGAACAAACTGGCCATGCTGACGGGTATTCTGCTTGCCAACGGGACACTGAATGCATCAATTCTCAACAGTCTCTACAATGAGAACTTGGTTAAAGAAG GTGTTTCTGCAGCTTTTGCAGTCAAGCTGTTCAAATCATGGATAAATGAGAAAGATATCAATGCAGTGGCTGTCAGTCTTCGCAAGGTAAACATGGACAACAGGCTCATG GAACTCTTCCCAGCCAACAAACAAAGTGTTGAACACTTCTCCAAGTACTTCACTGAAGCAGGACTAAAGGAACTCTCTGAGTATGTTCGGAACCAGCAATCCATAGGAGCTCggaaggagctgcagaaggagctgcaggagcagatgtCACGGGGAGATCCATTCAAGGAT ATCATCTTGTACGTGAAGGAggagatgaagaaaaacaacATCTCAGAACAGACTGTGGTAACCATAATCTGGTCAAGTGTAATGAGCACAGTGGAGTGGAACAAAAAGGAGGAGCTGGTAGCAGAGCAAGCCATTAAGCATTTGAAG CAATACAGCCCTCTACTTGCTGCCTTCACCACCCAAGGTCAGTCAGAACTGACTCTTCTGTTGAAGATTCAGGAGTATTGTTATGACAACATTCACTTCATGAAGGCCTTCCAGAAAATAGTGGTGCTCTTCTACAAAG CTGAAGTTCTGAGTGAAGAACCCATTCTCAAGTGGTATAAAGACGCCCATCTTGCAAAAGGAAAGAGTGTTTTTCTGGAGCAGATGAAGAAGTTTGTTGAATGGCTCAAGAATGCTGAAGAAG AGTCGGAGTCTGAAGCCGAAGAGGGTGACTGA
- the LOC135309365 gene encoding olfactory receptor 14A16-like: MNRKKLPLVALLGNGLIISAVACGHHLHTPLFFFLLNLALSHLGSICTTVPKAMHNSLCDTSTIPYKGCAAQVFFLLFFIGAEFSLLTVMSYDLYVSVCKPLHYGTLLGSRACAPMAAAAWASAFLNALMHTANTFSLPPCHGNALGQFFCEIPLILKLSGSNSCLQEFGALMGTDFLLFSSFVFIVFSYVQIFRAVPRIPCEQGRHKAFSTCLPHLAVVFLFISTSFFTYLKPLSMSSPSLHLSLSVLYSVVPAALNPFIYSLRNQELKAEVRRLMTRCFQEH, translated from the exons ATGAACAGAAAG aaGTTGCCTCTTgttgccctcctgggcaacggcctcatcatcagcgccgtagcctgcggccaccacctgcacacgcccttgttcttcttcctgctcaacctggccctcagccacctgggctccatctgcaccactgtccccaaagccatgcacaactCCCTCTGCGACACCAGCACCATTCCTTATAAAGGATGTGCAGCACAGgtctttttcttgcttttcttcatTGGAGCAGAGTTTTCCCTCCTGACCGTCATGTCATATGATCTCTACGTGTCcgtctgcaaacccctgcactacgggaccctcctgggcagcagagcttgtgcccccatggcagcagctgcctgggccagtgcctttctcaatgctctcatgcacacagccaatacattttccctgcccccgtgccatggcaatgcccttgggcagttcttctgtgaaatccctcTGATCCTCAAGCTGTCCGGCTCAAATTCCTGCCTTCAGGAATTTGGAGCTCTTATGGGGACTGATTTTCTGTTATTCAGCTCTTTTGTGTTTAtagttttctcctatgtgcagatcttcagggctgtgccgAGGATCCCCTGCGaacagggacggcacaaagccttttccacctgcctccctcacctggctgtggtcttcCTGTTCATCAGCACCTCATTTTTTACTTATCTTAAGCCACTTTCAatgtcctccccatccctgcatcTGTCCCTctcagttctgtactcagtggtgcctgCAGCCCTGAACCCcttcatctacagcctgaggaaccaggagctcaaggctgaagtgaggagactgatgactAGATGCTTTCAGGAACATTAA